From Halichoerus grypus chromosome 6, mHalGry1.hap1.1, whole genome shotgun sequence, one genomic window encodes:
- the PLK1 gene encoding serine/threonine-protein kinase PLK1, giving the protein MSAAATAGKLARAPADPGKAGGPGVAAPGAPAAAPPAKEIPEVLVDPRSRRRYLRGRFLGKGGFAKCFEISDADTKEVFAGKIVPKSLLLKPHQKEKMSMEISIHRSLAHQHIVGFHGFFEDSDFVFVVLELCRRRSLLELHKRRKALTEPEARYYLRQIVLGCQYLHRNRVIHRDLKLGNLFLNEDLEVKIGDFGLATKVEYDGERKKTLCGTPNYIAPEVLSKKGHSFEVDVWSIGCIMYTLLVGKPPFETSCLKETYLRIKKNDYSIPKHINPVAASLIQKMLQTDPTARPTIHELLNDEFFTSGYIPARLPITCLTIAPRFSIAPSSLDPSSRKPLTVLNKGTENPMPERPREKEEPVVRETSEAVDCHLGDMLQQLHSVNASKPSERGLVRQEEAEDPACIPIFWVSKWVDYSDKYGLGYQLCDNSVGVLFNDSTRLILYNDGDSLQYIERDGTESYLTVSSHPNSLMKKITLLKYFRNYMSEHLLKAGANITPREGDELARLPYLRTWFRTRSAIILHLSNGCVQINFFQDHTKLILCPLMAAVTYIDERRDFRTYRLSLLEEYGCSKELASRLRYARTMVDKLLSSRSAANRLKASS; this is encoded by the exons ATGAGTGCGGCGGCAACTGCAGGGAAGCTGGCGCGGGCACCAGCCGACCCAGGGAAAGCCGGGGGCCCCGGAGTTGCAGCTCCCGGGGCCCCGGCAGCCGCTCCGCCGGCGAAAGAGATCCCGGAGGTCCTAGTGGACCCGCGCAGCCGGCGGCGCTACCTGCGGGGACGCTTTCTGGGGAAGGGCGGCTTTGCTAAGTGCTTCGAGATCTCGGACGCTGACACTAAGGAGGTGTTCGCTGGCAAGATCGTGCCTAAATCGCTGCTGCTCAAGCCGCACCAGAAGGAGAAGATGTCCATGGAGATATCCATTCACCGCAGCCTCGCCCACCAGCACATCGTAGGCTTCCACGGCTTTTTCGAGGACAGCGACTTCGTATTCGTGGTGTTGGAGCTCTGCCGCCGGAGG tCTCTCCTGGAGCTGCACAAGCGGAGGAAAGCACTGACCGAGCCGGAAGCCCGCTACTACCTTCGGCAAATTGTCCTTGGCTGCCAGTACCTGCACCGAAACAGGGTTATTCACCGGGACCTCAAGCTGGGCAACCTTTTCCTGAATGAGGATCTGGAGGTGAAAATAG gGGATTTTGGACTGGCAACCAAAGTGGAATATGATGGGGAACGCAAGAAGACCCTGTGTGGGACTCCTAATTACATAGCTCCTGAGGTGCTGAGCAAGAAAGGGCACAGTTTCGAGGTGGACGTGTGGTCCATTGGGTGTATCAT GTATACATTGTTAGTGGGCAAACCACCTTTTGAGACCTCTTGCCTCAAAGAGACCTACCTCCGGATCAAGAAGAACGACTACAGTATTCCCAAG cACATCAACCCTGTGGCCGCCTCCCTCATCCAGAAGATGCTTCAGACAGATCCTACTGCCCGCCCCACTATTCATGAGCTGCTCAATGACGAGTTCTTTACCTCCGGCTACATCCCCGCCCGGCTCCCCATCACCTGTCTCACCATTGCACCCCGATTTTCCATCGCTCCCAGCAGTCTGGACCCCAGCAGCCGGAAGCCTCTCACAGTCCTCAATAAAG gcacagagaaccccatgCCCGAGCGGCCCCGGGAAAAAGAGGAGCCAGTGGTCCGGGAGACCAGTGAGGCGGTTGACTGCCACCTGGGCGACATGCTGCAGCAGCTACACAGCGTCAATGCATCCAAGCCCTCAGAGCGGGGGCTGGTGAGGCAAG AGGAGGCTGAGGATCCCGCCTGCATCCCCATCTTCTGGGTCAGCAAGTGGGTGGACTATTCGGACAAGTATGGCCTCG GGTACCAGCTATGCGACAACAGCGTGGGGGTGCTCTTCAATGACTCGACACGCCTGATCCTCTACAATGACGGCGACAGCCTGCAGTACATAGAGCGCGATGGCACAGAGTCCTACCTCACCGTGAGCTCCCATCCCAACTCCCTCATGAAGAAG ATCACTCTCCTGAAGTATTTCCGGAACTACATGAGTGAACACTTGCTGAAGGCGGGTGCCAACATCACACCCCGGGAAGGCGATGAGCTCGCCCGGCTACCCTACCTGCGCACCTGGTTTCGCACCCGCAGCGCCATCATCCTGCATCTCAGCAATGGCTGTGTGCAGATCAACTTCTTCCAG GACCATACCAAACTCATCCTGTGCCCGCTGATGGCAGCCGTGACCTACATCGACGAGAGGCGGGACTTCCGCACGTACCGCCTGAGCCTGCTGGAGGAGTACGGTTGCTCCAAGGAGCTGGCCAGCCGGCTCCGCTACGCCCGCACCATGGTGGACAAGCTGCTGAGCTCCCGCTCGGCTGCCAACCGTCTCAAGGCCTCCTCATAG
- the DCTN5 gene encoding dynactin subunit 5 isoform X2 codes for MELGELLYNKSEYIETASGNKVSRQSVLCGSQNIVLNGKTIVMNDCIIRGDLANVRVGRHCVVKSRSVIRPPFKKFSKGVAFFPLHIGDHVFIEEDCVVNAAQIGSYVHVGKNCVIGRRCVLKDCCKILDNTVLPPETVVPPFTVFSGCPGIQNLGMC; via the exons GCATCTGGAAACAAAGTTAGTCGCCAGTCCGTATTGTGTGGAAGTCAGAACATCGTTCTTAATGGCAAG ACCATTGTGATGAATGACTGTATTATCCGAGGGGATCTAGCAAATGTAAGAGTTGGACGTCATTGTGTTGTGAAAAGTCGGAGTGTCATAAGGCCACCGTTCAAGAAATTCAGCAAAGG cGTTGCATTCTTTCCTTTACATATCGGGGACCATGTCTTTATTGAGGAAGATTGTGTGGTCAACGCAGCTCAGATTGGCTCTTACGTTCACGTTGGCAAGAACTGTGTGATT GGGCGCCGATGTGTGCTGAAAGATTGCTGCAAAATTCTTGACAACACAGTACTACCCCCAGAAACTGTGGTGCCACCGTTCACCGTCTTCTCAGGCTGCCCAG GAATCCAGAATTTGGGTATGTGCTAG
- the DCTN5 gene encoding dynactin subunit 5 isoform X1, which yields MELGELLYNKSEYIETASGNKVSRQSVLCGSQNIVLNGKTIVMNDCIIRGDLANVRVGRHCVVKSRSVIRPPFKKFSKGVAFFPLHIGDHVFIEEDCVVNAAQIGSYVHVGKNCVIGRRCVLKDCCKILDNTVLPPETVVPPFTVFSGCPGLFSGELPECTQELMIDVTKSYYQKFLPLTQV from the exons GCATCTGGAAACAAAGTTAGTCGCCAGTCCGTATTGTGTGGAAGTCAGAACATCGTTCTTAATGGCAAG ACCATTGTGATGAATGACTGTATTATCCGAGGGGATCTAGCAAATGTAAGAGTTGGACGTCATTGTGTTGTGAAAAGTCGGAGTGTCATAAGGCCACCGTTCAAGAAATTCAGCAAAGG cGTTGCATTCTTTCCTTTACATATCGGGGACCATGTCTTTATTGAGGAAGATTGTGTGGTCAACGCAGCTCAGATTGGCTCTTACGTTCACGTTGGCAAGAACTGTGTGATT GGGCGCCGATGTGTGCTGAAAGATTGCTGCAAAATTCTTGACAACACAGTACTACCCCCAGAAACTGTGGTGCCACCGTTCACCGTCTTCTCAGGCTGCCCAG GACTGTTTTCAGGGGAGCTCCCAGAATGTACCCAGGAGCTGATGATTGACGTCACCAAGAGCTACTACCAGAAGTTTTTGCCCTTGACACAGGTCTGA